One window from the genome of Sardina pilchardus chromosome 12, fSarPil1.1, whole genome shotgun sequence encodes:
- the LOC134097937 gene encoding small leucine-rich protein 1-like, protein MSSLAAFLTELPGWFLWGGIFLPGALLLLLLIAHLEWKLQETEAELSAAPNPRDTAYRFCYGTRMRPRRGAGQRMHT, encoded by the exons ATGTCCTCGTTGGCCGCGTTCCTGACGGAGCTCCCCGGGTGGTTCTTGTGGGGAGGGATCTTTCTGCCGGGcgccctgctcctgctgctgctcataGCTCATCTGGAGTGGAAACTACAGGAAA CGGAGGCAGAGCTGTCGGCGGCACCGAATCCCAGGGACACGGCGTACCGCTTCTGCTACGGCACACGGATGCGGCCGCGACGCGGGGCCGGCCAGCGCATGCACACCTGA